Proteins from one Nakamurella multipartita DSM 44233 genomic window:
- the purE gene encoding 5-(carboxyamino)imidazole ribonucleotide mutase — translation MSAPVVGLIMGSDSDWKVMAAAGELLDEFDVPYEVGVYSAHRTPQRMLDYAGAAAGRGLRVIIAGAGGAAHLPGMVASATVLPVVGVPVPLATLDGLDSLLSIVQMPAGIPVATVSIGGARNAGLLAVRILASGADPRADRLRTSLAGFAAGLEQMVLTKHDGLRERTGH, via the coding sequence ATGAGTGCACCGGTGGTCGGCCTGATCATGGGCTCGGATTCGGACTGGAAGGTGATGGCCGCGGCCGGCGAGCTGCTGGACGAGTTCGACGTCCCGTACGAGGTCGGCGTGTACTCGGCGCACCGGACCCCGCAGCGCATGCTGGACTACGCCGGCGCAGCCGCCGGGCGCGGTCTGCGGGTGATCATCGCCGGCGCCGGCGGGGCCGCCCACCTGCCCGGCATGGTGGCCTCGGCGACCGTGCTCCCGGTGGTCGGGGTGCCGGTTCCGCTGGCCACCCTGGACGGGCTGGACTCGCTGCTCTCGATCGTGCAGATGCCGGCCGGCATCCCGGTGGCCACGGTCTCGATCGGCGGCGCCCGCAACGCCGGGCTGCTGGCGGTGCGGATCCTGGCCAGCGGGGCCGACCCGCGGGCCGACCGGTTGCGGACGTCCCTGGCCGGCTTTGCGGCCGGGCTGGAACAGATGGTGCTGACCAAGCACGACGGCCTGCGCGAGCGCACCGGCCACTGA